One part of the Vicia villosa cultivar HV-30 ecotype Madison, WI linkage group LG6, Vvil1.0, whole genome shotgun sequence genome encodes these proteins:
- the LOC131613394 gene encoding uncharacterized protein LOC131613394, translating to MCVTSVYYSVLVNSDRVGLIIPGRGLRENLVEVTNLMNILTTYTEATGQEINLSKSEVFFSRNLSGPTQEDLARLMGVKHVLGTGMYLGLPSMIDRSKKALFSFIKDRIWKRINTWSGRSLSRARKEVMIKSVLQSIPAYIMSVYLISDGVVNDIERMLNSFW from the exons ATGTGTGTGACTTCGGTGTATTATTCTGTTCTTGTTAATTCGGATAGGGTTGGACTAATTATTCCAGGAAGAGGTCTGAG ggaAAATCTGGTGGAGGTGACAAACCTCATGAATATTCTTACTACTTATACTGAGGCGACAGGTCAGGAGATCAACCTGTCTAAGTCTGAAGTGTTTTTTAGCCGTAATTTGAGTGGTCCGACCCAGGAGGATCTAGCCAGATTGATGGGGGTGAAACATGTTTTGGGCACAGGAATGTACTTGGGGTTACCTTCGATGATCGATAGAAGTAAGAAGGCATTGTTTTCATTTATCAAAGATAGAATTTGGAAACGAATCAATACTTGGAGTGGTAGATCTTTGTCAAGAGCAAGGAAAGAGGTTATGATTAAATCAGTTCTCCAGTCGATACCGGCCTATATTATGAGTGTGTATTTGATTTCGGATGGGGTGGTGAATGATATCGAGAGAATGCTTAATTCGTTTTGGTGA